The Cystobacter fuscus DSM 2262 region CGTCCAGGGGGTGCTCTCACAGAACCTGGAGTTCGAGCGTCCACGCAACCTGGGCATGGTCGTCTTCATCATCATCCGCGCCCTGCGCAGCGCCGTCTGGGCCGCGGTCGTCGAGCGGCCCGAGCTGATCGGCACCCCCGAACTCGTGGAGGAGCTGAGTGCGTTGGTGCTCGGCTACCTGCGGCCTCGCGCCCCCGGCCCGGCTCGCCCGGAGCCGTAGGCGCGCAAAGACAGGGCCCCGGGCGGGCAGCCGAGGGGCTCTGGTGTCTCAGCTCACCGAGTGGGGCGCCACCTGATGGCCGAGCTCGCTCGGCGACTTCAGGATGGAGGCGTGGCCGCCGTGCTGGACGCGCTGCTTCTCGTCGTAGGGCGGCGAGAACGTTTTGGCGATCTTGTTGTAGGTGCCCATGATGAGGATGGAGGGCGCCCACTGGCCGATGAAGTTCGCCCAGGTCCTGCGGCCCGAGATCATCAGGATGGCGCTGACGGCCATGCATCCCACGGCGACTCCGAGGAAGCCGATGGAGGGAATGCGCCGCGTCTGGAGTTCGACCTCGGTGGTGAGCGTGTCTTCGTTCTTCATGTCTGCCTCCGTGCAAGAGGAACGGTGTGCGGACACGTTGTGCATGTGACGACGCGGTGGAGACGGCGCGGCCTCCACTCGGATGCCCACCCGCCTGCTTTGCGGATGGGCGCCCAAGGGCCCGAGGGCTACTGGCGGATGAGCTGCACGTCGTCCAGGTGGACATAGCTGCTACCGCTGGTGGCCTGGGTGTGGAGGCCGAACTCCAGGTAACCCGCGGTCACGGCGAGGGTGGGCGTCTCCAATTGGGTCCAGGCGCCGTACGTGCCGAGGTTCGTGGCGGCGGGGGAGCAGGAGGCGCACGTCTTGGCCTGGAGGCGGGAGAAGCCGAAGTCACCGCCCTTGCGGACCCAGGCACGCACCCGGTAGTTGCCGTTGGGCAGGCCGTTGATCGTCTGGTACGTCCACGTCTCGAAGGCCCCCGGGCTGTAGTGGGTCAGGTGGTTGGCGCTGTTGTAGCCGCCGTTGTAGGTCTCGGTGAACGCGGCCCCGGCGGTGCCATTGGGTGACCAGGTGTTCCAACCCGTCATGCCGGACTCGAAGCCGCTGTTGGTGACCGTGGGATTCGTGGGAGGCGGCGGATTCGTGGTGCCCCCACCGAGAATGGTCGCTGCCTTGTCCGGCTGCAGGGCCACGAAGTAGTTGAAGGCCTCGTTGAGCTGGCTCTGCTTGGACGCATCGCCCGCGTACTGCTTGCGCTGCTCATACAGCTTGCCGATGAGCTCCAGCTGGCTCTGCCCGTAGGGCACGCCGAGCTTCTGTTGCAGGGTGGTCAGGAAGCCGTAGCCGTACTCGCGCGTCGGCTCGATCATCGTGCCTTCGCCATAGTCGTTCCAGGTGGCGAGCTGGATCCAGTTCACGCCACTGTTCTTGGCCATGTCCATGGTCTGGCCAAACGTGCCCGTCCCGTTGTAGGGCAGGGACCAGGTCGGGCCGCCCCAGCCACCCGCCGTGTAGAAGGTGTTGAAGCCGGGGTAGGCCACGCCGAACTTCACGCCCAGCGGACGGTTGTTATAGAAGTTCTGCAACCCGGTCGTGAAGTCCGAGTAGATCCACGGGTACTCGCCCTGGGCGTTGGCCCCGGCATCGCCGTTCTGGTACCAGAGCGTCAGGAAGGTCGGCTTGGTCGACAGCGGCGAGAAGATGTTGCTCCAGTCGCCCGGCGACTTGAACGTCTGTGGACCGAAGTCCAGGAGCAGCGGAGCGTTGTTGATCTTGATGTAGTTGCCGCGGGAGAAGTAGTTGTCCCGCATGTAGATCATGTCGTTGCGGGCCGCGGCGTACTTGTCGGGAACGGAGCAGCCGTAGCCGGGCGCCAGCGTGAGGTTGTTGTCCTCGTAGACGATGGCGAACTCCAGACCCGCCGCGGCCGTCTTGTTGATGAAGGCCTCGGCGTTCTGCTTGTTCTTGGGGTAGTCCACGCAGTTGAGCGTGCCGGGCCAGTCGATGAGCACGCCATCCACGCCCGCGTACTTCATGAGCAGCAGCTGGTACTCGATCACATCCTTGTCGCCCGACCCGTACGGTCCGATCAACGGGTAGTAGTGCGAGGCGATCTGCCGCTTGCCCGTGCCATCCACCACGTTGGGATTCTTGTTGGCCATGGTCCAGTGGACGCCCCAGGAGCCATTGCCCGAGGTGGTATTGCTCTCGAACCAGGGCATCAGGTGGACGTAGACCTTCTTGGTGAAAGTCTTGCTCACGGCCAGGGGCGCGCTCACGGCGGCCGAGGGCTGTTCCGCGCCCGGACGGCTCTCACTCCCCGTCTCCGACGGCGTGGAACCACATCCCGCCAGCACGAGCGCGGCGAACACTCCGGCTCCCTCGTTCACGAAACGATGACGCGTCATGGCTCTGCTCCTTGGCTCGCAGGGCCTCGCCACGCCCTATCGGGAAGAGGGGGGACGGGGGTGGGAGGCCGTGATGAGGCAACGCGGGCGATGGCTCGCCGCGCGGCGCTCATTAGCACGAATCCGAACAAGCAGAAGAACGGATTAATCTAGGAAATGTTGGAAAAACGGAGAATCACTCGGAGTCCGGGTGGCGGCGGGCGCTCTTGTCGGCCAGCTCGTCATGGTGGCGTCCGATGCGCGCGAGGACCACGAACGCCCCCACGAAGAACAGGGGCAGGAGCAGCCCGCGCAGGACCACCCCGAGCACGGCCCCGTCGGCATCGTCGGTGCGTGACAACAACTTCGCGCCGGGAGCGTTCTGGAGGCCCGCGGCGGAGGCGGCCTCCTCCATGAGCTGGGCGCCGTTCGCGCTTCCCAGCGCGGAGGGGACGACGGTGTCGACGACGTCCTCGGTGTTGAAGCCCCAGCGGCAGTCCTCCTCGTAGGCGGAGTCGTATTGGCGGCAGAGCAGCCACGCGGGCACGGGTTGCGCGGGGGTCCATCCCCTGGGGACGATGGGCGCGAGCTTCACGTTCCTCAGGCCGGTGCCCTCTCGCCCGAAGGCCCGCTCGAAGGCGAGGTCCGTTCGCTGCGTCGCGCCCAGCAGGTGGAAGGCCCCTCCGAGCGTGCCCGGCAGCTCACGCACCTCGACGGTGCGCACCAGCAGACCCACCTGGGTGAGCGGCCCGGAGAACACGACCAGGGAGAAGAACAGGCCCAGCGCCGCGAGCGCGCCTCCGGAGGCCGTGTAGTAGACCGGGTCGAAGCCGAAGTAGCCGGCGATCTGCCGCACCCCTCCGAAGACCAGGGGGAAGCTGAAGAAGGTCGCGCAGACACCGAGGAGCATGCTCTGCTCCATCACCCACCCGAGGGCGCAGCCGTAGAGCCCCGCGTACACCAGTCCGCACGCCACGAAGGCGCGGAAGCTGGACGGGCCCGCGCCTTCCTCCAGCCGCCAGATCCAACTCCGGGCCAGCACGAAGAGCGCCACCGCGAGCACGAAGGCGAACGCCAATGTGAGCATCGCTTGCATGTTCACCTTTCACGGGCACGACGAGGATTCGAACCGCTGGGAGTCAAGCGCTCCGCCACTCCTTGAAGACCGTCAGCACCGCGACGAGCACCATCAGCGCGCCGAGACCCCGGCCGATCGCGGCGCTGGCGCGGGGGTTGGACTCGAGCCAACCCCGTGCCCTGTCTCCCACCAGCACGACCGCACCGTACACGGCGGCCTGGGTGAGCGCGATGATCACCCCGAGCACCAGCGCCTGCATCCACGTGGGCCCGTACTCCGGCCGCAGGAACTGGGGGAACACGGCGAGCATGAAGAGGTAGGCCTTGGGGTTGAGCAGGTTCGTCACCATGCCCTGGCGGAACGTGGCCGAGGCCTCGGGCTCGCCCTCGAGGGGGGCGGCGGTGAAGGCCGCTCCGCTCCGGAACAGGGAGAGGCCGATCCACGCCACGTACAGGGCGCCGAGCCACAGCAGGAGGTTGAACGCGGCCGGGATGACCTGCAGCAGCACGGCGGCCCCCGTCGCGGCGACCACCACGTGACAGGCGCCCCCCGAGACGATCCCCGCCACCGCGGACAGCCCCGCGCTCCGCCCACCTCCCAGGGAACTGGCGAGCACGAACGCCATGTCGAGACCTGGCAACGCGACAATCCCAAACACCAGGACGAAGAAGAGCCACAGATGGGCCGTGTGTTCCATGATCGGCGGCGAGTGTATCACCCGCCCGCGCCAGGTCCTCGACCCGCCCGTCCTCCGGGGCGCGGTGATGGGATGGCGCGAGAAAAGGCGGGAACCCGTTTCCGCGCGAGTTGTCCGAGAACCGCATTCACACGAGGAGGACACATGAACGAGGCATTCGTGGCCGGTGGCTGGGGCATGTACCCGACCCTGTTGGCGGGACTCGGGCTGCTGGGGGCGAGCCTGCGCTACGCGCGGCGCCCCGAGACGCGGTACGTGCCCCTGCTGGTGACCCTGGGGCTCTTCACGCTCCTGGCCGGAGCGCTGGGCTTCTTCAGCGGGGTGATCGTCCTGCTGGGTGCCTACACGGGCCCTCTCGCGGACCAGAGCCCCCGCGTGCTCTTCCTCATCGGCCTGTACGAGGCGCTGCACAACGTGGCGCTGGCGCTCCTGCTCACCACGCTCTCGGCGCTGGTGGCGTCCGTGGGCGCCCTGCGTCTGGCCGTGGGTCCGCGCTTCCTCGCGCCCCGGGCCTGAATCGTTTCCGCACTCCACCCCATGGATGCGGGGCCCGTGTTCCCGGGTATGGTCCGCGAAACCCGACTTACCCCCCTGGAAGATGGAACGCCCATGATCAAGTTTGGTGGAAGGTGGTTCACGTCCATCGCGCTGTGCGGACTGATGCTCGGAAGCGCCGGTTGCGAGGAGGAGCCGCCTCCGGCGCCTCCCGTCACCCCGGACTGTAGTACTCCGCCCGAGGTGTCCTCGCCGGACTGGGTGCCCTGCCGTTTGAAGGAGATGACGCTCGAGGAGAAGGTGGGTCAGCTCTTCATGACCCATGCCTATGGGACGAGCGTCGCGGATGCGGATCCGAAGATGGTGGAGAGCAACCGCAAGGACCACGGGCTGGACACGGCGGAGCAGCTCGTCGAGCGCTACCACCTGGGCGGCATCATCTACTTCACCTGGGCCAACAACCTGAAGACCCCGGAGCAGATCGCCCGGCTGTCCAATGGGTTGCAGGAGGTGGCGATGCGCCAGGAGCGGGCCATCCCCCTGCTCGTCGCGACGGACCAGGAGCATGGCGTGGTGGTGCGGGTGGGCGAGCCGGCCACCCAGTTTCCCGGCAACATGGCCCTGGGCGCCACGCAGGACGTGGAGACCGCGCGCCAGGCGGCGGCCATCACCGGGCGGGAGCTGCGCGCCCTGGGCATCAACCAGAACTTCGGCACGGTCGCGGACGTCAACAGCAACCCGCTCAACCCCGTCATCGGCGTGCGCTCCTTTGGATTGGATCCCGCGCGGGTCGCGGCCTTCACGCAGGTGCAGGTGGGCGCCCAGCAGGGCGAGGGCACCGCGTCCACCGTGAAGCACTTCCCCGGCCACGGCGACACGGACGTGGACAGCCACTACGGGCTGCCCATCATCAATCACAGCCGGGCGCAGTTCGACGCGGTGGACCTGCCGCCGTTCGTGGCCGCCATCGACGCCGAGGTGGATGCCATCATGTCCGCTCACATCGTGGTGCCCGCGCTGGAGAGCTCGGGCCTGCCGGCGACGCTCAGCCACGCCATCATGACGGACCTGCTGCGGGGCCAGCTCGGCTTCAAGGGCGTGGTGGTCAGCGACTCGCTCTCCATGCAGGGCGCGAAGCCCTACGGTGACCAGAGCGACGTGCGCGTCCCCGTGGAGGCACTCAAGGCCGGTGTGGACCTGCTCCTCATGCCGCAGCGCATCGAAGTGGCCTACAACGCCGTGCGCGACGCGGTGAACAGCGGGGAGGTCAGCCAGGAGCGGCTCGATGAGGCGGTGGGACGCATCCTGACGCTCAAGCAGAAGCGCGGCGTGCTCGCCCAGCCCCTGGTGGATCTCTCCGGACTCCAGCGGGTGGGCGCCGCCGAGCACCTGGCCGCCGCCAACGCCATCACCGAGCGCGGCATCACCCTGGTGAAGAACGAGGCAGGTGTGCTGCCATTGAAGCCCGAGGCGGGCAAGGTGCTGGTGACGGGGTGGGGCGCCACGGCGACGGCCACCCTGACGCAGGAGCTGGCCCGGAGGGGCCGGTCCGTGGAGACCCTGGAGACGGGCACCTCGCCGACGCAGGCGAAGATCGACGAGGCGGTGGCCTCGGCCGCGCGCGCGGACGTCACCGTGGTGCTGGTCAACCGCGTCTGGACGTCGAAGCAGCAGCAGGCGCTGGTCCGCGCGCTCCAGGGCGCGAACAAGCCGGTGGTGGTCGTCTCGGTGCGCGAGCCGTATGACATCTCCCACCTGCCGGAGGTGTCCACCTACGTGGCCACCTATGGCTTCCAGCCCGTCTCCATGAAGGCGCTGGCGCGGGTGCTGTTGGGAGAGGTGAACCCCTCGGGCCGGCTGCCCGTGGCCATTCCCGAGGTGGGCACGGCCTCCGGGGTGCTCTACCCGGTCGGGCACGGCCTTTCTTACGGCGGGTAGGCGTTGAAGGAGGAGGCCCTCGGGATGCCGAGGGCACTCCGGCTCAAGTCGTCACACCCACGGGCGGGGGACTGGCCTGATTCCGATTGCGGCGAGCCAGTGCGCGCAGCAGGAGGAAGCCTCCCAGATAGAGATACAGCGGGAAGAGCTCGAGGGCGAAGAACGAGAAGCCAGGCTTGAGGATGATCATCCCGATCAGCGCGGCCGAGCCTCCCAATCCATTGTGGGTGGAGGCCACGTAGGGGATGATCCACATCGTCTCCTTCTTCTTCCAGGCCCCCCGCTGAAGCCGCCAGGCGTAGCCCAGCCCCATGAACGCCGTGGTGCTCAGGGCGAGGATGACGACGCCCGGTACGCCCGCCAGGTAGAGCGGAATCAGCGAGAGGTACGCCGCGATCATTCCAATGCCATGGACCTTCACGGCGTTCTCGATTCCAATGCGCACCACCAGGGTCTTCTTCCAGGTCGTCGCGTCGCTCTCCCAGTCGGCCATGTTCATGACCATCATCCGGATGTACTCGATGATGCCGAGCGGGATGAGGACCAGCAGCAGCGTATGGGGCCGCAGTCCGCCGCTCTGGAGGCAATAGCCGAGCAGCGGAACCAGGGTGTTGAGCACCAGGGTGACGGTGAACTCGCCCATGCCCACGGCCTCCAACTTGAGCGGCGGTGCACTGTACTGCCAGGAGAAGAAAATGGCGGCCAGGCCGAGGAGGCGGGCGCTGTTGGTCGGCATGAGCAGGGCGAGAGCGATGGACACCACCGTCAAGGCATACGCGATGTACAGGGAGTGCCGCGGCTCCATGATCCCTTTCACGAGGATCCGGCTACCGCCTGTCCATGGTGAGGGAGACGTGTTGGCCCGGTCTGGCTCCAGGTCATAATACTCATTGGAGTAATGCGTCATCAGGTGGGTGATCCACGTGAAGAGCACGCCATGAATGAAGCGGGAGGCATCAATGGCGCCGCCCGATACGGTGGGGATGATGGCTCCCACCGTGTAGAGAATGGGGCTGTACAGCAGGAATTTGACGCGGCCGAGTGCCAGCAGGTGTCTGAAAGTCGAGTGCGCGGTCATGGTATTCATGATGATGCCACGTCGCGTTATAAGTGGGGAGTGTGTTTTGTTTTATCGAAAATCGAGAGGGAGGACTCTCGATTTTCGAGGACTCCCATTTGCTACCACCCGAGCAAGTGCAGCCGCCTCTGTCGGGGTTTACCGCTGGCGGACGTGGCGCTCACTGCCGACCAAGCATCAACGACAGCAATCCCGCCGCAATCAGTGGCCCGACCGGCACACCCCGGAACAGGGCCACACCCAACACCGTTCCCACCAGCAGCCCCGCCACGATGGTCGGCTGGCTGCTCATCAGCATTACACCGCGCCCACCCAGCCAGGAAACAAACACCCCAACCGCGATAGCCACCAGCGATTTCCAGTGAAGAAAAGATTGAAAAAGTGTCGATGGGGGCAAGGTTCCGCTGGCGATCGGCGCCATCACGCCGATTGTAAGAATAGTGATACCGATGAGCAGCCCCTTTTTTTCCACCCAGGGGAAGAACTGATTCAGCGGCGTCATGCGGATGACGATCAGGACGAGGATGGAGACGGCGACCGGCTTGTTGTGGCTGATGAACCCCAGCGCTGCGAGCGCGAGCAGGATGAGCAGCGTCGTATCGAACATTTAAAGCTCCTTACCAAAAAAGCAGTAACCGTTCACCGACTCAGGCCGCGTTCGAGAGCTGGACCGACGTCTGAGAGGGCAGCTTCATCCCTGGCGCAGGACGAGCAGCCGCGGCTCGGTCATGTCCTCGATGGCGTACTTCACGCCCTCGCGCCCCAGCCCCGAGCCCTTCACGCCCCCATAGGGCATCGTGTCGACGCGGAAGCTCGGCACGTCCCCCACGATGACGCCCCCCACCTCCAGTTCGTCCCAGGCCCGCATCGCCTTGGACAGCTCGTTCGTGAAGAGGCCCGCCTGCAGCCCGTAGCGCCCGTCGTTCACCGCGCGCACTGCCTCGTCGAACGCACGGAAGGGCTCGAGCAGCACCACCGGTCCGAACGCCTCTTCCGCGGACAGCGGCTCGTCGGCCGGCACGCCCTCCAGCACGGTGGCCTCGAGCAGCGCGCCCCGCCGTCCTCCTCCGGCCAGCACGCGCGCTCCCCGCGCCACCGCGCGCTCGATCCACCCCTGCAGCCGCCGGGCCGCGGGCTCATCGATCATGGGTCCGAGCGTGGTGGTCTCGTCCCTGGGGTTCCCCGAGCGCAGCGCCCGCGCCCTCGCGACGAGCCGCTCGCGCAGCGCGCCGTACAGCGACTCGTGCACGAGCACGCGCTGCACCGAGATGCAGCTCTGTCCCGCCTGGTAGAAGGCGCCATGGGCCACGCGGTCCGCGACGAAGTCCAGGCGCTCGCCCTGGTCGTGGTCCACCACGCACGCCGCGTTGCCGCCCAGCTCCAACACCACCTTCTTGCGGCCGGCGCGCGCCTTGAGCTCCCACCCCACCTTCTCCGAGCCGGTGAACGACAGCAGCTTCAGCCGCTCATCCTCGATGAAGGGCCCCACGTCCGCGAGCCGGGTGGGGAGGACGGAGAAGGCGCCCTCGGGGAGCGCCGTCTCGGCGAGCACCTCGGCCATGAGCATCGCGCTCACGGGGGTGCGGTCCGACGGCTTGAGCACGAAGGGGCAGCCCGCGGCGATGGCGGGCGCCACCTTGTGCGCCACCAGGTTGAGCGGGAAGTTGAACGGCGTGATGAACGAGCACGGGCCCACGGGCACGCGCTGGGTGAAGCCCCGGTAGCCGGCCGCGCGCGGCGAGACCTCCAGGTTCAGCACTTCGCCCTCGTTGCGCACGGCCTCCTCGGCCGCCGCCTTGAACGTGTCGATGAGCCGGGTGACCTCGCCCCGCGCGTCGCGCAGGGGCTTGCCCGCCTCGATGCAGAGCGCGAGCGCGAACTCCTCGGCCCGCTCGCGGAAGCGGCGCGCGCAGTGCTCGAGCACCTCCTGCCGCGCGTAGGGCGCCAGGCGCCGCATCGGGCCGGTCGCGCGCACCGCCGCGGCGATGGCCTCCTCCACGGCGCCCGCGTCCGCGAGCGCCACGTGGGTCACGACCTCGCCCGAGTACTTGTCGGTCACGGCCAGCTCCGCGTTGGGCTGCTTGGGGCGGTTGGCCAGGTAATACGGATAGCGTTCAGCCAGCATGGTGTTCCTCGCTTTCGGTCTCGTGTTCGGGGCTCAGCGCGCGGCTTCCTCGGCACCGGCTCCGAGCGCGCGCGAGTTGTCCGAGTAGTCGATGGGCAGGTCGATGACGTGCACGCCGCCCGACTCCAGGCAGCGCGCGAGCGTGGTGCCGAACTCCGAGGCGCTCGTCGGGCGGTGTCCCCGCGCGCCGTATGCCTCCGCGTAGCGGACGAAGTCCGGGTTGCCCAGCTCCATGCCGAAATCCGGCAGCCCCATCTGGCCCTGCTTCCAGCGGATCATCCCGTAGCCGTCATCGCGCACCACGACCACCGTCAGATCCATCCGCAGGCGCACCGCCGTCTCCAGCTCCTGCGAGTTCATCATGAACCCGCCGTCACCGCAGATCGCGACCACCTTGCGCCGTGGGTACACCAGCCTGGCGGCGATGGCGGACGGGAGCCCGGCGCCCATCGTGGCGAGCGCGTTGTCGAGCAGCAGCGTGTTGGGGCGGCGGCAGCGGTAGTAGCGGGCGAACCAGAGCTTGTACATGCCGTTGTCCAGGCAGACGATGCCGTCGTCCGGCATGGCACGCCGCACCTCGGCCACGAGCCGCGCGGGGTAGATGGGGAAGCGGTCATCGTCGATGCCGCGCGTGAGCTGCGCGTCGAGCCCCATGCGGGCCCGCTCGAAGGACGAGAAGTCCCAGTGCGCGCGCGGGCCACCGACACCCTCGGCGATGCGCCACACCGCGTTGGCGATGTCGCCCGTCACCTGCACTTGGGGGAAGTACACGGGGTCCACCTCGGCCGAGGAGAAGTTCAGGTGGACGACGGTGCGGCGGTTGTCGCGCATGACGAAGGGCGGCTTCTCGATGACGTCATGGCCCACGTTGACGATGCAGTCCGAGGCCTCGATGGCCCGGTGGACGAAGTCCCCGTCGGAGAGCGCCGCCGTGCCCATCCAGAGCGGATGTGTCTCGTCCACCACGCCCTTGCCCATCTGGGTGCTGAAGAAGGGCATGCCCACGCGATCCACGAAGACGCGGAGCATCTCCGAGGTGAGTTTGCGATTGGCGCCCGCGCCGATCATCAGCAGCGGGCGGCGGGCGGACGCGATGGTCTCGACGGCCTGGGCGATGGAGGCCTCGTCGGCCACGGGCCGACGGGGGGTGTAGGGGGCGAGGGGAGGGGCGTCGGAGGTCTCACGGGCCACGTCCTCGGGCAGCTCCAGGTGCGTGGCTCCGGGGCGCTCCTCTTCCGCGCGGCGGAACGCCTCGCGCACCGCCGAGGAGACGTGATCGGCGGAGATGAGCGTGCGGGTGGACTTGGTGAGCGGCCGCATCATTCCCACGACGTCGACGATCTGGAAGTGGCCCTGCTTGCTGGCCCGGATGGGCTTCTGCCCGGTGAGCATGACCATGGGCATGCCGCCGAGCTGGGCGTAGGCCGCGGCGGTGACGAGGTTGGTCGCGCCGGGCCCGAGCGTCGCGAGGCACACGCCCGCGCGCCCGGTGAGCCGGCCCCAGGTGGCGGCCATGAAGCCCGCGGCCTGCTCGTGGCGGGTGACGACGAGGCGCAGGCCCGAGGCGCGCATCGACTCGAGCAGGTCCAGGTTCTCCTCACCCGGGAGTCCAAAGACACACCGCACGCCCTCCGCTTCGAGCGCTTTGACGAACAGATCCGATGCCTTCATGGGGTTTCTCCTTCGCGACGAGGGGAAATGTAAAGAAGACCCACGATTCGTCCATTCGTTTGTTCCCATGGAGTCGATAGGTATTGCCTATGATGGGGGGATGGAGCTGCGCCACCTCCGCTACTTCTCCGCCGTCGCCGACACCCTCCACTTCGGACGTGCCGCCCGGCACCTGCACGTCTCGCAGCCCACGCTGTCGCAGCAGATCCGCCAGCTCGAGGAGGAGCTGGGCTCGCCACTGTTCGAGCGCGCGCGCACGGGGGTGCGGCTGACGCAGGCGGGAGAGCTGTTCCGCACGTACGCCTCGCGCGCGCTGGAGGACGTGGACGCGGGCAGGGTGGCGGTGAGCGCGCTGCGGGGACTGGCCACGGGAGCGCTGCGCGTGGGCTACCCGCCGAGCATGCGCGGCGTGGTGGTGCCGGCGCTGGCCGCCGTGCTGCGCAAGCACCCGCGCCTGGCGCTGAGCGCCGAGGAGGCTCTCGTGCGGCGGGTGGAGCGGCGCCTGGCGGACGGCAAGCTGGACGTGGGGTTGGCGTATGCGCCCGCGCGCTCACCGGACCTGGACGCGGAGCCCGTGTTCGACAGCAGGCTCGCGCTCGTCGTCGCGCGGGGACATGCGCTGGCGGGAGCGGAGTCCGTGGGGGTGAAGCAGCTCGTGGACGAGCCCTTCGCGCTGCTCTCGCGCGGCTCGCGCGTGCGCGGGCGCGTGGACGCCTACTTCGACGCCATGCGGCTCGCCCCGCACATCGCGCTCGAGTCGAACGCGGTGGCCACGGTGCTCGCGATCGTGCGCGCGGGCCTCGCCGTCACCGTGCTGCCCGAGCCGCGACTCGCCGAGGCCGAGCGGCTCGTGGTGAAGCGCCTGTCTCCCGCGCCGCGCTCCGAGCTCGCGGCGTTGCTGTGGCGCAAGGGCGCGCCACGCACCCCCGCGGCGGAGTTGTTCGCCGCGGAGGTCCGCGCACGGGCCCGGGAGTCCGGGGCCTGAGTGGACTGAGAGGGGGCTGTAGGTGTGGAGGGACCGATGAGGGGTAGTGACGGGGCTTGTGCGGACTTTGCCGCCCGAGGTCATCTTCGCCTTCGGTGCGCTCGTTCCGCGATTCCGGATTTTTCTCTTTTTGATGTTATGCCAGGCTGCCCAATGCCATCCTGACAACGCGACCCAACCCGCGGTGACGCACTTGGAAGAGCTGTCAGCGAAGAAGGAGCGGAGAGCATGCCACGCACCAGGAACCACTTTGTCCACCTCTATGCGAGCAAGTCCGCGACGGACTACGAGCCCGCCGTCATCCTTCCTCCAGGCACGCACGTCGGCATGTTGCCCCATGAGCAACCCAAGGCGGGATTCACGATTGCTCGTCTCGTTCCAGTCGTTGCGCTGGTGGAGCCCACCCAACAGCGGTGGCGCGAGGGCTGGCTGCGAACCACGGATCTCGCCGACAACATCGAGGCGCCCTCCATGGTCTCCAGCTCCCTCACGGGGCGCAGCTATGGTGCTTACCCACACGCATGGAATGGTGCGCCACTCGACCTCTGGACGACTGAGGACATGTGCAAGCACTGCGATGCCGAGCGCGAGCAGCATCGCCTGCTCGAAACAACGGTGGATGGTCTCGAAGAGCAGATCAAGCGATGGTCCAAGCCCTTGCGCACCGTCAGCCCCGGAACCATCGAGAATGCCACGAGCAACACGCAGAAAGACAAGCTGCGCAAGAAGTACCAGAAAGAGGACGAGGGCAGACGAACAGCCATGATAGATGCCCCCCGGTTGGAGGGGACCATCCAGGATGCACTGAGGCTCTACCAGGCGCTGATGAACAAGGAGGGCTTGACGGTGAAGGGAGACAAGATGGCCCTCGGCTACAGCGACACCACCGCGGAGATGATCGGTGTCCTGCAAGT contains the following coding sequences:
- a CDS encoding acetolactate synthase large subunit, with translation MKASDLFVKALEAEGVRCVFGLPGEENLDLLESMRASGLRLVVTRHEQAAGFMAATWGRLTGRAGVCLATLGPGATNLVTAAAYAQLGGMPMVMLTGQKPIRASKQGHFQIVDVVGMMRPLTKSTRTLISADHVSSAVREAFRRAEEERPGATHLELPEDVARETSDAPPLAPYTPRRPVADEASIAQAVETIASARRPLLMIGAGANRKLTSEMLRVFVDRVGMPFFSTQMGKGVVDETHPLWMGTAALSDGDFVHRAIEASDCIVNVGHDVIEKPPFVMRDNRRTVVHLNFSSAEVDPVYFPQVQVTGDIANAVWRIAEGVGGPRAHWDFSSFERARMGLDAQLTRGIDDDRFPIYPARLVAEVRRAMPDDGIVCLDNGMYKLWFARYYRCRRPNTLLLDNALATMGAGLPSAIAARLVYPRRKVVAICGDGGFMMNSQELETAVRLRMDLTVVVVRDDGYGMIRWKQGQMGLPDFGMELGNPDFVRYAEAYGARGHRPTSASEFGTTLARCLESGGVHVIDLPIDYSDNSRALGAGAEEAAR
- a CDS encoding LysR substrate-binding domain-containing protein; amino-acid sequence: MELRHLRYFSAVADTLHFGRAARHLHVSQPTLSQQIRQLEEELGSPLFERARTGVRLTQAGELFRTYASRALEDVDAGRVAVSALRGLATGALRVGYPPSMRGVVVPALAAVLRKHPRLALSAEEALVRRVERRLADGKLDVGLAYAPARSPDLDAEPVFDSRLALVVARGHALAGAESVGVKQLVDEPFALLSRGSRVRGRVDAYFDAMRLAPHIALESNAVATVLAIVRAGLAVTVLPEPRLAEAERLVVKRLSPAPRSELAALLWRKGAPRTPAAELFAAEVRARARESGA